GACCTCGTTCCGCCCGTGCTGTGCCTGGCGTTCTTCCGCCTCATCGCCGGTAAGGCCTTCCACCCGGCTCTCCAGGACTATAAAACACTCTTCCGGCAGGTGCGTTGAGAGGTCTTTTAAACGGGCAAGGATGGGATCGGGGGAAGGTACGCCAATGGTCAGACGGGCCTTGAGCTTTTCTTTGACTTCTTTTACTTGGCTGAGCATAGCTCCTGGTTTAATACCCGTTCATACGGGAGCCCAGGGCTATCCGAATGGACGGGGGGTTACTGAATAATATGTTGCCGGGGGCAACTGTGATAAGAGTCCATAACGTAAAATTTAAGCGGGTTAACCGCTTTTTGGCCTGGCAAAGATAGTCCGCGTTTTTTAATCCAGTATTAAATTTTATTGTCCGGTTGTTGCATTTCCGTTGTATCGAAAGCGAACGATGTTTTTTTGTTTGGGATACGCAGTATCTTGTCGCTCAGTCAGGTATGGCCCTGGCATCCCCTTTGAACCCACACCCGCATGTTGTTTAGCTACATACGCATTGTCATTCGGAACCTGCGCCGGCAGCCCTTGCTTTCCTTCATCCATATTTTTGGCCTTGGCCTTTCCATGAGCGCCGGGCTCATGGTCCTGATCCGTCTGCAGGACGACCTTGGCTACGACCGTTTTCATCCACACCCTGAGCGGACCTACCGCATCACCAGCGACTACACCCAGCGGGGTGGGGAACACTGGCGCATGGCCAGCACACCCCTGCCCCTCGGTCCAGCGCTCCTGTCCGACACGGCCGGTATCGAGGCGGTGGCCACGATCAACCCGTCCTTTGGCGGGACCACCACGATTGGATCGAAGCAGTTATCGCTCAGTGGCGCGTATACCGGGCCTTCTTTTTTCGCTGTCTTCGGATTTACCCTTTCGTCCGGCGATCCTGTAACGGCGCTCGCTCAGCCCCATTCGATCGTGCTCAGCCAGGACGCCGCCACGCGGTTCTTCGGACAGGCCAATCCCCTGGGCAAGGTCCTTACGATGACGGCCGGCGGGAGCTATATCGTCACGGGTGTTCTAAAGGATCCTCCCGGGAAGTCCCACCTGGACTTTGACGCGTATGTATCCGAAACGAGCATACCTCCGCATGCCGGCGATTGGTTTGCCTTCAACGCTGCCTATACCTACGTCGTCATGAAGCGCCCGGCGGAGACGGCAGCGCTCTACGCGGATCTGGCCACGGTCTCTACCATGCTCAACCGGATGAATGCCGAAGGGAAAACCGCCTTTCACTGGCAGCGGATCACCGCCATCACCCCCGCGCCCATCGGCCTCGACAACAATATAGGGAGAGGTACGTCCTGGGCAAAGGTCTTTTTCGAGCTGGGCTTCGCTTTCCTCCTGCTCTTAGCCGCGTGTTTCAACTATACCAACCTCACCGTGGCCCGCGCCCTGACCAGGGCCAAAGAAGTCGGTCTCCGCAAGATCGCCGGCGCCCACCGCCACCAGGTCTTCGTCCAATACGTCACCGAAGCCGTGGTCACGGCGCTTCTCGCATTGGGTTTTGCCTGGATCCTGCTCGGGTTTATCATCACTTATGCCCCCTTCAACGACGGGTACGAGTTCATCCCGTCTTCTTTTGCCTACAACGCCCAGATGGGATGGTGGTCCCTTGCTTTTGCGCTGGGTACCGGGTTGCTGGCGGGTGTTTCCCCCGCGTGGATCCTCTCGGCCTTCAAACCCCTGCGGGTACTCAAAAACCTGTCCACCGCGCGGATATGGGGCAAAGTCAATCTTCAGAAGACCCTCATCGTTTTTCAATACACCTTGTCCCTGGTCATCCTGATCTTCCTGACCGCCTTCTACCGGCAGTTCTCCTATATGTCCAGCCTTGACCCCGGTTTTCGTCGCGACAATACGCTGGTGATCCCGGTCGACGGGCCGGATGCATCGGTCCTCGCCCAGAAGATTGCCTCCCTTAGCGGGGTGCAGACCGTAGCAGCCTTGTCCGGCCGTTTTGACGACCGCTCCGCCGAGCGGACCTTCACCGGCTGGCTGGCCGGGAAAGAACAAACGGTGAACCTGCATTACTATGACGCCGATCCGGCCTTCCTCCCGGCCATGCACCTCGACCTCGTGGCGGGTCATAATTTCCTGTCGGAGGACACCGTGGAAAAGTTTGTCCTGCTCAACGAAAAAGCCGTCCGGGCGCTTGGCTTCGCGGACCCGTCCAAGGCCGTGGGACAGCGGTTATGGGTGGCCGATAGTACCCCGCTCATCATCCAGGGCGTGCTCAAGGATTTCACGTATCAGAATGCCGCCCAGCCCATCGCCCCCCTCGCGCTCCGGACCCGGAAAGGGAGTTACAACTACCTCTACGTCCGCGTGGATCCCGTCCGCCGGGACGCGATCACGGCGCGGATCGCCGCCGCCTGGGGCGCCCTCCTGCCGGCTAAAAGCTTTTCGTATACCTGGCTTGATGAATACATGGAGGCCGCCTATGCTCAAAAAGCGACCCTTTCCCTGTTGGGCTACCTCGCCTTTATGGCCGCCAGTATCGCCACGCTGGGTCTTCTTGGCCTGGTCATGTACACCGTGGAAGTCCGCCGCAAAGAGATCAGCATCCGCAAAGTCATCGGCGCAGAGAAACGCGAGCTGGTCGTCCTCTTGTCCCGCGGGTTCGTCCGGCTGCTCGTGCTCTCCGGTCTGATCGCCATGCCGCTGGGGTATACCGCGGGGGTGTTTTTCCGGCACCTATTTCCCTTGCAGGCGCCCTTTGGGCCGGGGTACGCGGTGGCGTGTTTCTTCTTACTTCTTGTACTCGGTCTGGCGACCATTGGGTCGCAGACGTACCGGGCGGCGGGGGAGAATCCGGCGGGGAATCTGCGGGCGGAGTAGGGGGCACCGCGCTTGCGCGTCCCGCGGCTACTCCGAGCGCAAGCTCCGTATCGGGCTCGCCATCGCCGCCCGGATGGCCTGGTAGCTCACGGTGGCCAGCGAGATGAAGATCGCCCCTACACCCGCGAGGACAAAAACCCAGGGATCGATGTGGGTGCGGTATTTGTAGTTCATCAGCCACTTGTCCATGAAATACCAGGCAATGGGCGTGGCGACCACGATGGAGATGAGCACCAGCATAACGAATTCCTTCGACAGCAAGGTCGTCAGGTTCGCGATCGAAGCGCCCAGGACCTTGCGCACGCCGATCTCCTTGACGCGGGCTTCGGCCATGTAGGCGGCCAGCCCGAACAAACCCAGACACGAAATAAAGATCGTCAGGGCCGCGAACAAACCCGCCAGGGTGGCGGTGGCCTGCTCGTCCGAGAATTTCCGCGCGTATTCCTGGTCCACGAAGTTGTATTCGAAGGGATATTCGGGGTTGTACTTTTTAAAGACCTGTTCCATGATCTTCAGGTTCCCGGCCGTCGACCGGGCAGGGTTGAGTTTGAAATGGATGGCGTTGAAATAATTGCCTTTCGGCCCCCACATGACCATGGGCCGGATCGGCTCGTACGGAGACTCGATGATGAAGTCCCGGACGACGCCGACCACCTTGTAGGGATAGCCCGGGTAGCCGATCACCTGTCCCAGCGGATGTTTGAATCGCATCGCCTTGACGCAGGATTCATTGATGATGACGGCGTTCGAGTCTGCCGGATAGTTGACCAGGTCGATGTCCCGGCCCTCGATGATCTGCATCCCCATGGTCTTGACGAGGTTGCCGTCCGTCGTAAAACTGTTGATGATGGTCTTGTCGTCGGCGGGTTTGCCGTCCCAGTTGATGCCCCAGGTATTGCTCCAGGACTGCGAGATGGGGGAGCTGCACATGCTCCAGGTCGTGACCGCGCCCTTGTCCCGGAGTTCGTTGACGATCACGTGGTAATTCTTTTGCATATCCCCCTGCATCATCACATACACGAGGTTGTTTTTATCATAGCCGTTTTCACGCGACTGGGCGTAGCGGAGCTGTTTGAGGACGATGAGGGTGGCGATGATGAGCAGGATGGCGATGCTGAACTGAAAAACCACCAATACCTTCCGGGGCGTGACCAGGGCATTCACCTTCCGGAATGTCCCCTTCAATACCTGTACCGGCCGGAAGGCACTGAGGAAAAACGCCGGGTAGCTCCCCGCCAGCAGCCCCGTGAAACCGATAAATCCAAGAATAGACAGCCAGAAGACCGGTTGGGACCACTCCAGCGCCAGGTGTTTTTGCGTGAGTTCGTTGAACGGCTTCAGGCTTACACTCACCATCACCATCGCCAGGATACCGGAGATCAACGCCAGCATGACCGATTCCATCAGGAACTGGATAATCAACGACTGTTTCAGGGCGCCGACCGTTTTCCGGATCCCCACCTCTTTCGCCCGCCGCTCGCTTCGGGCCGTCGACAGGTTCATAAAGTTGATACACGCGATCACCAGGATAAAGATCGCGATCAGCAGAAACGCCCGGACCATTTCGATACGCCCGCCCGCTTGTTTGCCGTTCTCGAAATCGCCGAACAGGTGGGTACGGCTAAAGGGATACAGGAAGACTTTGGTCGTCCCATCCTGTTCGTGCTGTATGGTGAAGTTCTTGATCTTTTTTTGCAGCGCCTCCAGGTCCGTATGCGGTTTCAGCAACACGATATTCCGGGTGGAATTGTTCCCCCACGAACTGTCGTCCTCTCCCCGTTTGACGATATACGACCATGGCGTCAGGAATTCATAGTCAAAAGAGGTATTGTTCGGCAGGTCCCTGATCACCCCACTTACATTAAACAGGTCCTTGTTGTCCAGCTTGACCGTTCGTCCCAGCGCATCCTCATCCCCGAACAACTTCCGCGCCAGCGTCTGCGTGATCACCAGCGAGGTCGGATCGTTTAGCGCGGTCGCCGGGTTCCCCTCGACAAAGGGTACGCTAAACATGCTCAGAAAATCCGGGTCCACCATCGTCCCTTTGACGTTCAGCCGTTTTTCCCCCACGGAAAAAAGCAGCGTTTGCGTCCAGTTCACCCGGGTCGCCTTGTCGATCTCCGGAAAAGACGGCTTCAGCACCGGCCCCATCACCTTTGGCGTCGTCGGCCAGCAGACCGTATCGTTTGTCCACTTGTCCTTGTTCCAGACGGTGTACAACCGGTCCGCATTCGGATAGGTACGGTCCCAGCTCCACTCGTTCTCCACCCAAAGCAGGATCAGGA
This region of Dinghuibacter silviterrae genomic DNA includes:
- a CDS encoding ABC transporter permease; protein product: MLFSYIRIVIRNLRRQPLLSFIHIFGLGLSMSAGLMVLIRLQDDLGYDRFHPHPERTYRITSDYTQRGGEHWRMASTPLPLGPALLSDTAGIEAVATINPSFGGTTTIGSKQLSLSGAYTGPSFFAVFGFTLSSGDPVTALAQPHSIVLSQDAATRFFGQANPLGKVLTMTAGGSYIVTGVLKDPPGKSHLDFDAYVSETSIPPHAGDWFAFNAAYTYVVMKRPAETAALYADLATVSTMLNRMNAEGKTAFHWQRITAITPAPIGLDNNIGRGTSWAKVFFELGFAFLLLLAACFNYTNLTVARALTRAKEVGLRKIAGAHRHQVFVQYVTEAVVTALLALGFAWILLGFIITYAPFNDGYEFIPSSFAYNAQMGWWSLAFALGTGLLAGVSPAWILSAFKPLRVLKNLSTARIWGKVNLQKTLIVFQYTLSLVILIFLTAFYRQFSYMSSLDPGFRRDNTLVIPVDGPDASVLAQKIASLSGVQTVAALSGRFDDRSAERTFTGWLAGKEQTVNLHYYDADPAFLPAMHLDLVAGHNFLSEDTVEKFVLLNEKAVRALGFADPSKAVGQRLWVADSTPLIIQGVLKDFTYQNAAQPIAPLALRTRKGSYNYLYVRVDPVRRDAITARIAAAWGALLPAKSFSYTWLDEYMEAAYAQKATLSLLGYLAFMAASIATLGLLGLVMYTVEVRRKEISIRKVIGAEKRELVVLLSRGFVRLLVLSGLIAMPLGYTAGVFFRHLFPLQAPFGPGYAVACFFLLLVLGLATIGSQTYRAAGENPAGNLRAE
- a CDS encoding ABC transporter permease, whose translation is MRNLLRSKGFSFINILGLSIGMACALLILLWVENEWSWDRTYPNADRLYTVWNKDKWTNDTVCWPTTPKVMGPVLKPSFPEIDKATRVNWTQTLLFSVGEKRLNVKGTMVDPDFLSMFSVPFVEGNPATALNDPTSLVITQTLARKLFGDEDALGRTVKLDNKDLFNVSGVIRDLPNNTSFDYEFLTPWSYIVKRGEDDSSWGNNSTRNIVLLKPHTDLEALQKKIKNFTIQHEQDGTTKVFLYPFSRTHLFGDFENGKQAGGRIEMVRAFLLIAIFILVIACINFMNLSTARSERRAKEVGIRKTVGALKQSLIIQFLMESVMLALISGILAMVMVSVSLKPFNELTQKHLALEWSQPVFWLSILGFIGFTGLLAGSYPAFFLSAFRPVQVLKGTFRKVNALVTPRKVLVVFQFSIAILLIIATLIVLKQLRYAQSRENGYDKNNLVYVMMQGDMQKNYHVIVNELRDKGAVTTWSMCSSPISQSWSNTWGINWDGKPADDKTIINSFTTDGNLVKTMGMQIIEGRDIDLVNYPADSNAVIINESCVKAMRFKHPLGQVIGYPGYPYKVVGVVRDFIIESPYEPIRPMVMWGPKGNYFNAIHFKLNPARSTAGNLKIMEQVFKKYNPEYPFEYNFVDQEYARKFSDEQATATLAGLFAALTIFISCLGLFGLAAYMAEARVKEIGVRKVLGASIANLTTLLSKEFVMLVLISIVVATPIAWYFMDKWLMNYKYRTHIDPWVFVLAGVGAIFISLATVSYQAIRAAMASPIRSLRSE